A section of the Longimicrobiales bacterium genome encodes:
- a CDS encoding electron transfer flavoprotein subunit beta/FixA family protein, translating to MNVIVCVKRVPDTEARIRVDSSGIAIDKAGIKYDLSPYDAFAVEAALRVKEAAGEGEVTLLTLGDSSTQETLRKGLAMGADRAILLTGEVSLDGLATAKALAAELDGSDAPLFLFGIKAADYDQSQVGPMVATLAGRPCVTGVSGFDVEAGRVVCRREVEGGSETVHVDLPAVLCMTKGPNQPRLAALKGIMAAKKKPLDEKPAVSGVARVRLVALTEPPAREPGRIVGEGADAVAELVRLLREEANAI from the coding sequence TTGAACGTCATCGTGTGTGTAAAGCGCGTCCCAGACACTGAGGCGCGCATCCGTGTCGACAGTTCCGGGATTGCCATCGACAAGGCGGGTATCAAGTATGACTTGAGCCCGTACGATGCCTTCGCGGTAGAGGCCGCTCTTCGTGTCAAAGAGGCCGCCGGCGAAGGCGAGGTCACCTTGCTCACGCTCGGTGATTCGTCGACGCAAGAGACGCTTAGAAAAGGACTCGCAATGGGAGCAGACCGGGCGATCCTCCTTACTGGCGAGGTCAGCCTGGACGGTCTCGCGACGGCAAAGGCTTTGGCAGCAGAGCTGGACGGATCCGATGCCCCACTCTTCCTGTTCGGGATTAAGGCGGCCGACTACGATCAATCACAGGTTGGACCTATGGTCGCTACACTCGCGGGTCGTCCGTGCGTCACGGGTGTGTCCGGCTTCGATGTCGAGGCTGGGAGGGTGGTTTGCCGGAGAGAGGTCGAGGGCGGTAGTGAAACCGTCCACGTCGACCTCCCCGCGGTGCTTTGCATGACTAAGGGCCCGAACCAACCACGCCTTGCGGCGCTCAAGGGAATCATGGCAGCCAAGAAGAAGCCACTGGACGAAAAACCAGCTGTCTCCGGAGTGGCCCGAGTGCGTCTGGTCGCGCTGACGGAGCCGCCGGCGCGCGAGCCGGGCAGGATCGTCGGAGAGGGTGCCGACGCAGTTGCTGAACTCGTTCGCCTGCTTCGTGAAGAAGCAAACGCGATCTGA
- a CDS encoding molybdopterin molybdotransferase MoeA, whose amino-acid sequence MSSPGGSDFEARVADWLDVDAARRRIMAAARPHPAEPVELRQALGRALAEDIVAEATLPPWDNSAMDGYAVRSADIAEATPENPTQLPVTDVIRAGDGAPRTLQPASAMRIMTGAPVPDGADTVVRVEDTDAEAAPGVVSINSSRDSGRHVRGAGQDMRSGDLLFSPGHTITPGTMGVLAAAGRVRAQLHGVPTVAVLSTGDELRRADQYDDVRKGQGVPESNGPMVQALVEALGAIPLDLGIAVDEPASIENAIERGRDSDVLITIGGASMGEADLVKRVLDTRGFIQDFWRVKMRPGSPISFGWLDHRDHRQAVFSLPGNPSSAFVTFEVFVRPYLLRLAGHARVERRRVPCRTTERLDTPASLTYFQRVSLGVEGGELTASLTGPQVSGLVRGLAAADGLAIVPPDRGSIEPGEIVEVMLLDSGPAAVPFMIG is encoded by the coding sequence GTGAGCTCTCCCGGCGGCTCAGACTTCGAAGCCCGTGTCGCGGACTGGCTCGACGTTGACGCCGCTCGGCGTCGGATCATGGCTGCCGCACGTCCTCATCCGGCAGAGCCAGTCGAACTTCGGCAAGCGTTGGGGCGTGCCCTCGCTGAGGACATCGTGGCCGAAGCGACGCTGCCGCCATGGGACAACAGCGCCATGGACGGCTACGCCGTCCGCTCCGCAGACATAGCCGAGGCGACGCCCGAAAACCCTACTCAGTTGCCTGTTACCGATGTCATTCGGGCAGGCGACGGAGCGCCTCGCACCTTACAACCCGCTAGCGCCATGCGGATCATGACGGGTGCACCCGTGCCGGACGGCGCAGACACGGTGGTCCGAGTAGAAGACACCGATGCGGAGGCAGCCCCGGGCGTAGTATCGATCAACAGCTCGAGAGACAGCGGACGTCACGTACGCGGCGCCGGACAGGATATGCGTTCGGGCGACCTCCTCTTCTCACCGGGGCACACGATCACACCCGGGACGATGGGGGTTCTGGCGGCCGCCGGCCGGGTACGCGCTCAACTCCACGGTGTACCCACCGTAGCCGTACTTTCCACGGGAGACGAGTTGCGGCGTGCAGATCAATACGACGACGTGCGCAAAGGCCAGGGCGTTCCCGAGTCGAACGGCCCAATGGTCCAGGCGCTAGTTGAGGCGCTCGGGGCGATCCCCTTAGACCTCGGCATCGCCGTGGACGAACCGGCTTCCATTGAGAATGCGATCGAACGGGGCCGTGACTCTGACGTTCTGATCACGATCGGTGGCGCTTCCATGGGCGAAGCTGATCTCGTGAAACGGGTGCTCGACACCCGCGGCTTCATCCAGGACTTCTGGCGGGTGAAGATGCGCCCAGGCAGCCCGATCAGCTTCGGCTGGCTCGACCACCGCGATCACCGGCAGGCGGTGTTCAGCCTTCCGGGTAATCCTTCGTCAGCCTTCGTGACGTTCGAGGTCTTCGTTCGACCCTACCTGCTGCGTCTGGCGGGCCATGCTAGAGTGGAACGCAGGCGAGTGCCCTGCCGCACGACCGAACGCCTCGATACTCCCGCATCCCTGACCTACTTCCAGCGAGTATCCCTCGGGGTCGAGGGTGGAGAGCTGACGGCCTCGCTGACCGGCCCGCAGGTCTCCGGGTTGGTCCGAGGTCTCGCTGCGGCCGACGGTCTGGCGATCGTACCACCAGATCGTGGAAGCATCGAGCCGGGCGAGATCGTCGAGGTGATGCTGCTCGATTCAGGGCCGGCAGCAGTTCCGTTCATGATCGGCTAG
- a CDS encoding electron transfer flavoprotein subunit alpha/FixB family protein yields the protein MANVLAFAEQRDGQVGSAAREAVGVAAQLAESLGGKAHALVLGGSGLSASAAALGEVGAAAVAVGEHDDLSDYNPEGYVNLVVDHVRAGDYGAVIFGATTLGKDLAPRVAARLDVPMASDVTGVEASGGTLSVTRPVFSGKAFATLEIDATPAVVTVRPNVFQAAVRPAAGEVSTFTPEVDASTWRVRVVERDSASGGQVDVLEASVIVSGGRGMKDPENWGLLEELRDAIGSDVALGASRAVVDAGWRPHREQVGQTGKTVAPKLYFAVGISGAIQHLAGMRTAKTIVAINRDADAPIFSVADYGIVGDLFDIVPKLAEEIAALRASD from the coding sequence ATGGCGAATGTACTCGCCTTTGCAGAGCAGCGAGACGGTCAAGTTGGTTCAGCAGCTCGCGAGGCCGTCGGCGTCGCGGCCCAGCTCGCCGAATCACTAGGCGGCAAAGCTCACGCTTTGGTACTTGGGGGCTCGGGGTTATCCGCCTCGGCTGCAGCGCTTGGTGAGGTAGGTGCCGCTGCGGTCGCCGTGGGCGAACATGACGACCTGAGCGATTACAACCCCGAGGGTTATGTCAATCTGGTCGTCGATCACGTAAGGGCGGGCGACTACGGTGCGGTCATTTTTGGGGCGACCACTCTGGGCAAGGATCTGGCACCTCGGGTCGCGGCTCGACTCGACGTGCCAATGGCGTCCGACGTGACCGGAGTTGAGGCGTCAGGCGGCACGCTTTCTGTGACGCGCCCAGTCTTCTCTGGGAAGGCGTTCGCGACACTGGAAATCGATGCCACGCCTGCGGTCGTCACGGTGCGTCCGAATGTGTTTCAAGCGGCGGTGCGACCCGCGGCTGGTGAAGTGTCGACTTTCACGCCCGAGGTCGACGCGTCGACGTGGAGAGTCCGGGTTGTAGAACGTGACAGCGCCAGCGGCGGGCAGGTCGACGTTTTGGAAGCCTCGGTGATTGTGTCCGGTGGCCGAGGCATGAAAGACCCCGAGAACTGGGGTCTACTCGAAGAACTTCGCGATGCGATAGGGTCAGATGTAGCGCTCGGTGCCTCTCGTGCTGTGGTCGACGCCGGATGGCGTCCGCACCGCGAACAGGTCGGACAGACCGGGAAGACGGTCGCGCCGAAACTCTATTTCGCAGTGGGTATTTCCGGAGCGATTCAGCATCTTGCGGGCATGAGGACGGCCAAGACAATCGTCGCGATCAATCGTGATGCTGATGCGCCGATCTTCAGCGTTGCAGACTATGGAATCGTTGGAGACCTCTTTGACATCGTTCCCAAGTTGGCCGAGGAAATCGCCGCGCTGCGGGCTTCAGACTAA
- a CDS encoding M23 family metallopeptidase → MRTRTLLACALVVGATGCHLPRWPVDASLTSGFGLRFMGARPDIHRGVDLNVATGTLVEAMADGTVRFAGAMRGFGNVVWIDHAGGIESVYAHLSVIQVADGQRLSAGDPIGLSGATGDVTAPHLHFEVWRWGRPVDPIPVLGGKPGAQDG, encoded by the coding sequence ATGCGGACGCGCACCCTGCTCGCGTGCGCGTTGGTCGTCGGGGCGACAGGGTGTCACCTCCCGCGCTGGCCGGTCGACGCGTCTCTCACCTCAGGATTCGGCCTACGATTCATGGGTGCCCGGCCAGACATTCATCGAGGAGTGGACCTGAACGTCGCGACGGGCACACTCGTCGAGGCGATGGCCGACGGCACGGTGCGTTTCGCGGGTGCCATGCGAGGCTTCGGCAACGTCGTGTGGATCGACCATGCCGGAGGCATTGAATCGGTGTATGCGCACCTCTCCGTCATTCAAGTCGCCGACGGGCAGCGCCTGAGCGCGGGTGATCCTATCGGACTCAGCGGCGCCACGGGTGACGTTACAGCCCCCCATCTCCACTTCGAGGTATGGCGCTGGGGGCGCCCTGTCGACCCGATACCCGTCCTCGGTGGAAAACCCGGGGCGCAGGACGGGTGA
- a CDS encoding NYN domain-containing protein, with product MNVPYTRAPHQGIGGHSGHDATHAALLIDFDNVTLGMRSELSKELKSLLDSDVIKGKVSVQRAYADWRRYPQYIVPLSEASVDLIFAPAYGSNKKNATDIRMAIDALELVFIRPEIGTYILLTGDADFSSLVLKLKEYGKYVIGVGIQESSSDILVQNCDEYYSYTSLTGLTKTTELNNREGRDPWLLAKDAVAKMVQRGDVMRSDRLKQVMQELDPTFDEGAIGFSKFSKFLAEGSSRGVVNLRKLENGQYEVEPGKSSSSDRPEEGRSRASRSRGGRSRGGRGRGSRSDRGQERTDSVGATETSSSPEDVDPLRAAYDVLSQALSTLREAGRDPVRDSDVKRKILERDRSFDETELGFAKFSKFLEQALQDGVVTLTKTEAGNHDVSLAEGVTADSPTSGVAAPAVETQAPVTTTAVESPAEVAAPAAPPKSEEKETKRGLFGFLGARRGSTSRRGGKDGSSLFGLGNIVSSSSGEPTPKRFADDRPSNPRSGGTGVAATEMNEPDESGETDYDEPDLRIDSAVVDYGDNDEEPDEVVAAPPTRSSGPRKSGSATSSQSPAVSAAPTSESPAVSSTQEAPSGSAPSESVEGLGLPSDPGAIVRYLTHRYKGVGEKTAETLVETLGADIFRTMQEDPDRIGTIVPPGRAEQVLEAWKSDFERRSGAKTSGSSGSESGTGGRSGGGRGRGRGRS from the coding sequence ATGAACGTGCCGTACACACGCGCCCCTCACCAGGGAATCGGCGGACACTCAGGTCACGACGCGACGCACGCAGCCCTCCTCATCGACTTCGATAACGTAACGCTGGGCATGCGTAGTGAGCTTTCAAAAGAGCTTAAGAGTCTCCTCGATTCCGACGTCATCAAAGGCAAGGTGAGCGTACAGCGCGCCTATGCCGACTGGCGTCGCTATCCCCAGTACATCGTGCCCCTCTCCGAGGCGTCGGTCGATTTAATTTTCGCGCCGGCCTATGGGAGCAACAAGAAGAATGCGACCGATATCCGCATGGCGATCGACGCGCTTGAACTCGTATTCATACGTCCGGAGATCGGCACATACATCTTGCTTACAGGAGACGCGGACTTTTCGAGCCTCGTCCTGAAGCTCAAGGAATACGGGAAGTACGTAATCGGAGTGGGCATTCAGGAATCAAGTTCCGACATCCTCGTCCAGAACTGCGACGAGTACTACTCTTACACCAGCCTCACCGGCCTCACGAAGACGACTGAGCTGAACAATCGCGAAGGGCGGGATCCCTGGCTTCTGGCCAAGGACGCGGTCGCGAAAATGGTCCAGCGTGGTGACGTGATGCGATCCGACCGGCTCAAGCAGGTCATGCAGGAGCTCGATCCGACGTTCGACGAAGGAGCCATCGGCTTCTCAAAGTTCAGCAAATTTCTCGCGGAAGGGTCGTCGCGTGGCGTGGTGAACCTTCGAAAGCTCGAGAACGGGCAGTATGAGGTTGAGCCAGGAAAGAGTTCGAGTAGTGACCGCCCGGAAGAGGGGCGGAGCCGCGCGAGTCGCAGTCGAGGCGGCCGTAGCCGTGGTGGACGGGGGCGTGGAAGCCGTAGCGATCGCGGGCAGGAGCGCACCGACTCAGTTGGCGCGACGGAGACGTCGTCGAGTCCGGAGGACGTCGATCCATTGCGCGCTGCGTACGACGTTCTTAGTCAGGCTCTCTCGACTCTCCGTGAAGCTGGCCGGGATCCGGTTCGGGACTCTGATGTGAAAAGGAAAATCCTCGAACGTGACCGCTCCTTCGATGAGACGGAGCTCGGCTTTGCGAAGTTCAGTAAATTTCTTGAGCAGGCGTTGCAAGATGGAGTGGTAACCCTGACAAAGACGGAAGCGGGAAATCACGACGTGTCGTTGGCGGAGGGAGTCACCGCTGACTCTCCGACGTCAGGGGTAGCTGCACCTGCTGTCGAGACACAGGCTCCGGTCACGACGACCGCAGTAGAGAGCCCGGCCGAGGTTGCCGCACCGGCAGCTCCGCCCAAGTCGGAAGAAAAAGAGACCAAACGAGGCCTGTTCGGCTTCCTGGGAGCTCGGCGGGGATCCACAAGCCGCCGTGGCGGTAAAGATGGGTCATCGCTCTTTGGGCTCGGGAACATCGTTTCTTCGTCTTCTGGCGAGCCGACGCCAAAGCGTTTTGCGGACGACCGTCCGTCCAATCCGCGATCGGGTGGTACCGGAGTGGCCGCTACTGAGATGAACGAGCCTGACGAGTCCGGCGAGACCGACTATGACGAGCCGGATCTGCGGATTGATTCGGCAGTCGTCGACTACGGAGACAACGACGAAGAACCGGACGAGGTAGTGGCAGCGCCGCCGACCCGGTCTTCAGGGCCTCGGAAATCAGGCTCTGCTACCTCCAGTCAGTCGCCAGCCGTGTCCGCTGCGCCCACGTCGGAGTCGCCAGCGGTGTCGTCCACTCAGGAAGCGCCCTCCGGTTCTGCTCCGTCTGAGAGCGTAGAGGGGCTGGGCTTGCCGTCCGACCCCGGAGCGATAGTTCGCTACCTCACGCATCGGTACAAGGGCGTTGGCGAGAAGACTGCCGAGACGCTGGTGGAGACTCTGGGCGCTGACATTTTCCGAACCATGCAGGAAGATCCGGACCGCATCGGAACCATCGTGCCTCCGGGACGTGCGGAGCAGGTCCTCGAGGCCTGGAAGTCTGACTTCGAGCGCAGGTCTGGAGCCAAGACCAGTGGGTCGAGTGGGTCTGAGTCCGGCACTGGTGGACGTTCCGGCGGTGGGCGGGGACGCGGAAGAGGTCGCAGCTGA